The Agromyces marinus genome window below encodes:
- a CDS encoding CaiB/BaiF CoA transferase family protein has protein sequence MHERTTGPLAGVRVADFSRVLAGPYATMTLADFGADVIKVESPAGDDTRHWNPPVDRTGRATYFGGVNRNKRSVVLDLAEPAGLAEARRLAASADVVIENFRPGVMARFGLDHDRVSAENPRVVYCSITGFGAGAGASLAGYDLLVQAVGGLMSITGDPEGEPAKVGVALVDVLSGQNAVAGILLALRERDRTGRGSRVEVNLLQSLLAALTNQASSTLATGTPPRRLGNAHPSISPYAVFRAADRELVIAVGNDRQFRALADVLEAPDLNADPRFATNSDRVAHRHELRVAIEAALAAASASHWVERLTAAGVPAGPVNDIAEAIAFAEALGLDPVALADEADPTAPPHRSIASPIRLSSGAAAYRSAPPALGADDGADWLPRD, from the coding sequence ATGCACGAGCGAACCACCGGACCGCTCGCGGGCGTGCGCGTCGCCGACTTCTCCCGCGTCCTCGCCGGACCCTACGCGACCATGACCCTCGCCGACTTCGGCGCCGACGTCATCAAGGTAGAGTCGCCCGCCGGCGACGACACCCGCCACTGGAACCCGCCCGTCGACCGCACCGGGCGCGCCACCTACTTCGGCGGCGTCAACCGCAACAAGCGATCCGTCGTGCTCGACCTCGCCGAGCCCGCCGGGCTCGCCGAAGCACGGCGCCTCGCGGCATCCGCCGACGTCGTCATCGAGAACTTCCGGCCCGGGGTCATGGCCCGATTCGGGCTCGACCACGACCGCGTCAGCGCCGAGAACCCCCGCGTCGTGTACTGCTCCATCACCGGATTCGGTGCCGGTGCCGGCGCGAGCCTCGCCGGGTACGACCTGCTCGTGCAGGCCGTCGGCGGACTCATGAGCATCACCGGCGACCCCGAGGGCGAACCCGCGAAGGTCGGCGTCGCCCTGGTCGACGTGCTCAGCGGCCAGAACGCCGTCGCCGGCATCCTCCTCGCCCTCCGCGAGCGCGACCGCACCGGGCGCGGAAGCCGCGTCGAGGTCAACCTCCTGCAGAGCCTGCTCGCCGCCCTGACCAACCAGGCCTCCTCGACGCTCGCCACCGGAACGCCCCCGCGCCGGCTCGGCAACGCCCACCCGAGCATCTCCCCGTACGCGGTGTTCCGCGCAGCCGACCGCGAACTCGTCATCGCCGTCGGCAACGACCGGCAGTTCCGCGCGCTCGCCGACGTGCTCGAGGCCCCCGACCTGAACGCCGACCCGCGATTCGCGACGAACTCGGATCGCGTCGCGCACCGGCACGAACTGCGCGTCGCGATCGAAGCGGCGCTCGCCGCGGCATCCGCTTCGCACTGGGTCGAACGACTCACCGCGGCCGGCGTGCCCGCCGGACCCGTGAACGACATCGCCGAGGCCATCGCGTTCGCCGAAGCCCTCGGACTGGACCCCGTCGCGCTCGCGGACGAGGCCGATCCGACCGCCCCGCCGCACCGCTCGATCGCCAGCCCCATCCGGCTCTCGAGCGGCGCCGCCGCCTACCGCAGCGCACCGCCCGCGCTCGGCGCCGACGACGGCGCCGACTGGCTTCCGCGCGACTGA
- a CDS encoding acyl-CoA dehydrogenase family protein gives MTIAPRIDTVFDLDALLTEDELAWRDRARRFAQERIAPVIEQDFEDKHFRREFVREAGELGFLGMHLTGYGCAGAGAVAYGLVCLELEAADSGWRTFVSVQGSLAMSAIHKYGSEGQKQRWLPGMAKGELIGCFALTEPQGGSDPAAMTTVARRDGDGWVLDGAKRWIGLASLADVAVVWAKVDDEGGDDHGVVRGFLVPTETDGFTATPIDGKLSMRASVQCDVTFEGVRLATDAMLPGARGLSGPFGCLNEARYGIVWGAMGAARSCLESALERSITREVFGRPIGANQLIQAKLADMLVEVEKGILLALHLGRLKERGALTPAQISVGKLNSVREALRIAHEARAILAGDGITSEFPVMRHAANLESVRTYEGTDEVHQLVIGRALTGLAAF, from the coding sequence ATGACCATCGCACCCCGGATCGACACCGTGTTCGACCTCGACGCACTCCTCACCGAGGACGAGCTCGCGTGGCGCGACCGCGCGCGCCGGTTCGCGCAGGAGCGCATCGCGCCCGTCATCGAGCAGGACTTCGAGGACAAGCACTTCCGCCGCGAGTTCGTGCGCGAGGCCGGAGAACTCGGGTTCCTCGGCATGCACCTCACCGGGTACGGCTGCGCCGGCGCCGGCGCGGTCGCGTACGGTCTCGTGTGCCTCGAGCTCGAGGCCGCCGACTCCGGCTGGCGCACGTTCGTGTCGGTCCAGGGCTCGCTCGCGATGAGCGCGATCCACAAGTACGGCTCCGAGGGGCAGAAGCAGCGGTGGCTGCCGGGCATGGCGAAGGGCGAGCTCATCGGATGCTTCGCCCTCACCGAACCGCAGGGCGGCAGCGACCCCGCCGCGATGACCACCGTCGCGCGCCGAGACGGCGACGGATGGGTGCTCGACGGCGCTAAGCGCTGGATCGGGCTCGCCTCGCTCGCCGACGTCGCCGTCGTCTGGGCGAAGGTCGACGACGAGGGCGGCGACGACCACGGCGTCGTCCGCGGGTTCCTCGTGCCGACCGAGACCGACGGCTTCACCGCGACGCCCATCGACGGCAAGCTCTCGATGCGCGCGTCGGTGCAGTGCGACGTGACCTTCGAGGGGGTGCGGCTGGCGACCGACGCGATGCTGCCTGGCGCGCGCGGCCTGTCGGGCCCCTTCGGATGCCTCAACGAAGCGCGCTACGGGATCGTCTGGGGTGCCATGGGCGCGGCGCGGTCGTGCCTCGAGTCGGCGCTCGAGCGGTCGATCACGCGCGAGGTCTTCGGTCGGCCGATCGGCGCGAACCAGCTCATCCAGGCCAAGCTCGCCGACATGCTCGTCGAGGTCGAGAAGGGGATCCTGCTGGCGCTGCACCTCGGGCGCCTGAAGGAGCGCGGTGCGCTCACGCCCGCGCAGATCTCCGTCGGAAAGCTCAACTCGGTGCGCGAGGCCCTGCGCATCGCGCACGAGGCGCGCGCGATCCTCGCGGGCGACGGCATCACCTCCGAGTTCCCGGTCATGCGCCACGCCGCGAACCTCGAGTCGGTGCGCACCTACGAGGGCACCGACGAGGTGCACCAGCTCGTCATCGGGCGCGCGCTCACGGGCCTCGCCGCGTTCTGA
- a CDS encoding Pr6Pr family membrane protein, translating into MSARALDSTAAQTSAQAAASAGAPPVAIANDPADAPVTRATRTSRARRSLGVFRLAIVVLEIVALVGNYRYVLEFPLFASANFFSYFTIQSAMLAVIVLLVAAVFALTQHRDPPWLAGLRTMVTVYLLVSGIVFAIIAVQASTRDYRLEVPWSDTLLHFVVPALALAAWTADAVLAVNPPVPWATVGWVLVFPAGWLGYTLVRGADVGWYPYFFLDASQVGGYGGIAAYCALVLLIFLAITAVLVSVHRRFALVGVRRRIRTGGQIEHD; encoded by the coding sequence ATGTCCGCGCGCGCCCTGGACTCCACCGCGGCCCAGACGAGCGCGCAGGCGGCGGCGTCGGCCGGGGCGCCCCCGGTGGCGATCGCGAACGATCCGGCCGACGCCCCCGTGACGCGGGCGACGCGCACCTCGCGGGCACGTCGCAGCCTCGGGGTCTTCCGCCTCGCGATCGTGGTGCTCGAGATCGTCGCGCTCGTCGGCAACTACCGGTACGTGCTCGAGTTCCCGCTGTTCGCCTCGGCGAACTTCTTCAGCTACTTCACGATCCAATCCGCGATGCTCGCCGTGATCGTGCTGCTCGTCGCCGCGGTGTTCGCCCTGACCCAGCACCGAGACCCGCCCTGGCTCGCGGGCCTGCGCACGATGGTGACGGTGTACCTGCTCGTCTCGGGCATCGTGTTCGCGATCATCGCCGTCCAGGCCTCGACGCGCGACTACCGGCTCGAGGTGCCGTGGTCGGACACGCTGCTCCACTTCGTCGTGCCCGCGCTCGCGCTCGCGGCGTGGACCGCCGACGCGGTGCTGGCGGTCAACCCGCCGGTGCCGTGGGCCACGGTCGGCTGGGTGCTCGTGTTCCCCGCGGGCTGGCTCGGGTACACCCTCGTGCGCGGTGCGGATGTCGGGTGGTACCCGTACTTCTTCCTCGACGCGAGCCAGGTCGGCGGGTACGGGGGGATCGCGGCGTACTGCGCCCTCGTGCTGCTCATCTTCCTCGCGATCACGGCCGTACTCGTCTCGGTGCACCGGCGGTTCGCCCTCGTGGGCGTGCGTCGCCGAATCCGAACTGGGGGACAGATCGAGCACGACTGA
- a CDS encoding FAD-dependent oxidoreductase, protein MEVRWPGERMPRRAFLAGGLGGLALALTACTDGDPTPSKLNAPRTNGSLDQRERRNGVGATSDLRAALGEPVAGRLVITGEATSPDAPGTVHGAYAEGLRAAREIAAASEPGDRIAIIGAGIAGLAAARSLVDDGFEVVVVEAGDTVGGRLRTVDDAAFGGPIELGSPFASADAALASAMTDAAVETTPYEPVSQVRDTTGRVVAPSSEGTDAIDGAVAWARERGTDLSLTDALIGSGAIPAPGEPGADGLSPRDWLVHAIATGVEPAAGAVPGRVSAQRFEPGRAWPPDERVTGGWTTLVDLLADGVRIAGSSVVTGISIDDEGVGMRLDTGESLRMHRVVVTASIGVLKTDTITFDPPLPLRHQRAIGVLGMGALDLAWLAFDEPFWRTAGGAHAADGTSGAEPDVFTLVGATPTVAAWLDLGEGPERAVLVGVIAAQHARRIAELDDADALAELLEALAPFATGASATPPSED, encoded by the coding sequence ATGGAGGTGCGGTGGCCCGGTGAGCGGATGCCGCGGCGCGCGTTCCTCGCCGGCGGCCTCGGCGGGCTGGCGCTGGCGCTCACCGCGTGCACCGACGGCGATCCGACCCCGTCGAAGCTGAACGCGCCGCGCACGAACGGGTCGCTCGACCAGCGCGAGCGCCGGAACGGGGTCGGCGCGACCTCCGACCTGCGCGCGGCGCTCGGCGAACCCGTGGCGGGGCGGCTCGTGATCACGGGCGAGGCGACCTCGCCCGACGCTCCGGGCACCGTGCACGGCGCATACGCCGAGGGCCTGCGCGCGGCGCGAGAGATCGCCGCGGCCTCCGAGCCGGGCGACCGCATCGCGATCATCGGCGCCGGCATCGCCGGCCTCGCCGCCGCCCGCTCGCTCGTGGACGACGGGTTCGAGGTCGTCGTGGTCGAGGCCGGCGACACGGTCGGCGGACGGCTGCGCACGGTCGACGACGCCGCGTTCGGCGGCCCGATCGAGCTCGGCAGCCCGTTCGCGTCGGCGGACGCGGCACTGGCCTCGGCGATGACGGATGCCGCGGTCGAGACGACGCCCTACGAACCCGTGAGCCAGGTGCGAGACACCACCGGGCGGGTGGTCGCACCCTCGAGCGAGGGGACGGACGCGATCGACGGGGCGGTCGCCTGGGCACGCGAGCGCGGGACGGACCTCTCGCTCACCGACGCCCTCATCGGATCCGGCGCGATCCCGGCGCCCGGCGAGCCCGGTGCCGACGGGCTCAGCCCGCGCGACTGGCTCGTGCACGCGATCGCGACCGGCGTGGAGCCCGCCGCGGGCGCTGTGCCCGGACGGGTGTCGGCGCAGCGCTTCGAACCGGGCCGCGCGTGGCCCCCGGACGAACGGGTGACCGGCGGCTGGACGACGCTCGTCGACCTGCTCGCCGACGGAGTGCGGATCGCCGGGTCGAGTGTCGTCACCGGGATCTCGATCGATGACGAGGGCGTCGGGATGCGCCTGGACACGGGCGAGTCGCTGCGCATGCATCGAGTCGTCGTCACCGCATCGATCGGCGTGCTCAAGACCGACACGATCACCTTCGACCCGCCGTTGCCGCTGCGCCATCAGCGGGCGATCGGCGTGCTCGGCATGGGCGCGCTCGACCTCGCCTGGCTCGCGTTCGACGAGCCGTTCTGGCGCACGGCCGGCGGAGCGCATGCCGCCGACGGCACGTCCGGCGCTGAACCCGACGTGTTCACACTGGTCGGGGCGACGCCGACCGTCGCCGCGTGGCTCGACCTCGGCGAGGGTCCCGAACGTGCCGTGCTGGTCGGCGTCATCGCCGCCCAGCACGCGCGCCGCATCGCGGAGCTCGACGATGCGGATGCACTCGCCGAGCTGCTCGAAGCGCTCGCGCCGTTCGCGACCGGCGCGAGCGCGACGCCGCCGTCGGAGGACTGA
- a CDS encoding aspartate aminotransferase family protein, with amino-acid sequence MTDTLVPEVQTEAQSTQAPSTDAATAASYVGPRGTRHPLPDAAAEAQVRADDRTHVFHSWSAQALIDPLPVAAGEGATFWDYQGNAYLDFSSQLVNLNLGHQHPDLVAAIQQQAGRLATIQPSMASDVRGELARRIAEVAPGDLDKVFFTNGGADANEYAVRMARAVTGRRKVLSMYRSYHGGTATAISLTGDPRRWANEPSDGSVAHFFGPYAYRSAFNAETPEQEAERALAHLEQVITLEGASTIAAIILETVVGTNGVLVPPPGYLEGVRALADKYGIVYIADEVMVGFGRVGEWFAVNHFGVTPDLITFAKGVNSGYAPLGGVVISERIASHFDTVAFMGGLTYSGHPLACAPGVATFEVFERDGILERVRDLGSRVVGPRLAEFAEKHPSVGEVRGLGLFWAIELVRDRETREPLVPFNASGADAAPMGRVAAACKQAGLWPFVHFNRMHVAPPLVIGEADLVRGLDIIDAALDVADAELA; translated from the coding sequence ATGACCGACACCCTCGTTCCCGAAGTCCAGACGGAAGCCCAGTCGACGCAGGCCCCGTCGACGGATGCCGCGACCGCGGCGTCGTACGTCGGCCCGCGCGGCACGCGGCATCCGCTGCCCGACGCCGCAGCCGAGGCGCAGGTGCGCGCCGACGACCGCACGCACGTGTTCCACTCGTGGAGCGCGCAGGCGCTCATCGACCCGCTGCCCGTCGCCGCCGGCGAGGGCGCCACGTTCTGGGACTACCAGGGCAACGCCTACCTCGACTTCAGCTCGCAGCTGGTGAACCTGAACCTCGGGCACCAGCACCCCGACCTCGTCGCGGCCATCCAGCAGCAGGCCGGGCGCCTCGCGACGATCCAGCCGTCGATGGCCTCCGACGTGCGCGGCGAACTCGCCCGCCGCATCGCCGAGGTCGCGCCCGGCGACCTCGACAAGGTGTTCTTCACCAACGGCGGCGCCGACGCCAACGAGTACGCGGTGCGCATGGCGCGCGCCGTGACCGGCCGCCGCAAGGTGCTGTCGATGTACCGCAGCTACCACGGCGGCACCGCGACGGCGATCTCGCTCACCGGCGACCCGCGCCGCTGGGCGAACGAGCCGAGCGACGGCTCGGTCGCGCACTTCTTCGGCCCGTACGCGTACCGTTCGGCGTTCAACGCCGAGACGCCCGAGCAGGAGGCCGAGCGCGCGCTCGCCCACCTCGAGCAGGTCATCACGCTCGAGGGCGCGTCGACGATCGCGGCGATCATCCTCGAGACCGTCGTCGGCACCAACGGCGTGCTCGTGCCGCCGCCCGGCTACCTCGAGGGCGTGCGAGCCCTCGCCGACAAGTACGGCATCGTCTACATCGCCGACGAGGTCATGGTCGGCTTCGGCCGCGTCGGCGAGTGGTTCGCGGTGAACCACTTCGGCGTGACGCCCGACCTCATCACCTTCGCGAAGGGCGTGAACTCGGGCTACGCCCCGCTCGGCGGCGTCGTGATCTCCGAGCGCATCGCGTCGCACTTCGACACGGTCGCGTTCATGGGCGGGCTCACCTACTCGGGCCACCCGCTCGCGTGCGCACCGGGCGTCGCCACCTTCGAGGTGTTCGAGCGCGACGGCATCCTCGAGCGCGTGCGCGACCTCGGCTCCCGGGTCGTCGGCCCGCGGCTCGCGGAGTTCGCGGAGAAGCACCCGTCGGTCGGCGAGGTACGCGGCCTCGGCCTGTTCTGGGCGATCGAGCTGGTCCGCGACCGCGAGACCCGCGAGCCGCTCGTGCCGTTCAACGCGTCCGGCGCGGACGCTGCGCCCATGGGCCGCGTCGCCGCGGCGTGCAAGCAGGCGGGCCTGTGGCCGTTCGTGCACTTCAACCGCATGCACGTGGCCCCGCCGCTCGTGATCGGCGAAGCCGACCTGGTCCGCGGGCTCGACATCATCGACGCGGCGCTCGACGTCGCGGACGCGGAGCTCGCCTGA
- a CDS encoding CoA-acylating methylmalonate-semialdehyde dehydrogenase, producing MSLTETAASPAETTVPQIGHWIDGAHRASSSGRTAPVYNPATGAVRAEVALADQAEIDEAIASAERGYREWSGYSIAKRQGVLFAFRELLNARKGELAAIITAEHGKVLSDAMGEILRGQEVVELATGFPHLIKGAFSENASTGIDVYSLKQPLGVVGIISPFNFPAMVPMWFFPVAIAAGNAVVLKPSEKDPTAALWLAELWKEAGLPDGVFTVLQGDKLAVDGLLTSPVVQSISFVGSTPIAQYIYETASKHGKRVQALGGAKNHMLVLPDADLDLVADQAVNAGYGAAGERCMAISVVLAVEPVADELIAKITERIGQLKIGNGAGVDAGDGTRSEPDMGPLITDVHRDKVASYVDIAEADGATVVVDGRGCSVEGHEDGFFFGPTLLDNVPTTSRAYTEEIFGPVLSVVRVASYDEGLELINSGRFGNGTAIFTNDGGAARRFQNEVEVGMIGINVPIPVPVAYHSFGGWKASLFGDSKAYGVQGFDFFTREKAITSRWLDPATHGGINLGFPQNH from the coding sequence ATGAGCCTCACCGAGACCGCCGCCTCGCCCGCAGAGACCACCGTGCCGCAGATCGGGCACTGGATCGACGGGGCGCACCGCGCCTCCTCCTCCGGACGGACCGCGCCGGTCTACAACCCGGCGACCGGCGCCGTGCGGGCCGAGGTCGCCCTCGCCGACCAGGCCGAGATCGACGAGGCCATCGCCTCGGCCGAGCGCGGCTACCGCGAATGGAGCGGCTACTCGATCGCGAAGCGCCAGGGGGTGCTGTTCGCGTTCCGCGAGCTGCTGAACGCGCGCAAGGGCGAGCTCGCCGCGATCATCACCGCCGAGCACGGCAAGGTCCTCTCCGACGCCATGGGCGAGATCCTGCGCGGCCAGGAGGTCGTCGAGCTCGCGACCGGCTTCCCGCACCTGATCAAGGGCGCGTTCTCCGAGAACGCCTCGACCGGCATCGACGTCTACTCGCTCAAGCAGCCCCTCGGCGTCGTCGGCATCATCAGCCCGTTCAACTTCCCCGCGATGGTGCCCATGTGGTTCTTCCCCGTCGCGATCGCCGCCGGCAACGCCGTCGTCCTCAAGCCCTCCGAGAAGGACCCGACGGCCGCGCTCTGGCTCGCCGAGCTCTGGAAGGAGGCCGGCCTGCCCGACGGCGTGTTCACCGTCCTGCAGGGCGACAAGCTCGCCGTCGACGGCCTGCTCACGAGCCCGGTCGTGCAGTCGATCTCGTTCGTCGGCTCGACCCCGATCGCGCAGTACATCTACGAGACCGCCTCGAAGCACGGCAAGCGCGTGCAGGCCCTCGGCGGCGCGAAGAACCACATGCTCGTGCTGCCCGACGCCGACCTCGACCTCGTCGCCGACCAGGCCGTGAACGCCGGCTACGGCGCCGCGGGCGAGCGCTGCATGGCGATCTCGGTCGTGCTCGCGGTCGAGCCCGTCGCCGACGAACTCATCGCCAAGATCACCGAGCGCATCGGCCAGCTGAAGATCGGCAACGGCGCGGGCGTCGACGCCGGCGACGGCACGCGCAGCGAGCCCGACATGGGCCCGCTCATCACCGACGTGCACCGCGACAAGGTCGCCTCCTACGTCGACATCGCCGAGGCCGACGGCGCCACGGTCGTCGTCGACGGGCGCGGGTGCTCGGTCGAGGGCCACGAGGACGGCTTCTTCTTCGGCCCGACCCTGCTCGACAACGTGCCGACCACGAGCCGCGCCTACACCGAGGAGATCTTCGGCCCGGTGCTCTCGGTCGTGCGCGTCGCCTCGTACGACGAGGGGCTCGAGCTCATCAACTCCGGTCGGTTCGGCAACGGCACCGCGATCTTCACCAACGACGGCGGCGCCGCGCGCCGCTTCCAGAACGAGGTCGAGGTCGGCATGATCGGCATCAACGTGCCGATCCCCGTGCCGGTCGCGTACCACTCGTTCGGCGGCTGGAAGGCATCGCTGTTCGGCGACTCGAAGGCGTACGGCGTGCAGGGCTTCGACTTCTTCACCCGCGAGAAGGCGATCACGAGCCGCTGGCTCGACCCGGCCACGCACGGCGGCATCAACCTCGGCTTCCCGCAGAACCACTGA
- a CDS encoding PucR family transcriptional regulator produces the protein MPERREDEADRTDRPGADGALPSVREILALDAVSEGVPEVLVGEAALDARVRWVHVSDSAGVARLLDGGELLLSTGSGWPTEPDELRQFIGGLVAAGVSGLVLELGTHYRYVPAVVHRSAAEHGLALIALHREVKFVGLTQAVHRRIISEQTAALHARDEVRERFTVLTLRGAPADYIVQQLAQTLDASIVLENLAHEVVAAELPPQVEEEVLAGWQLRSRDAHRRAARGAAGGVDDWLIVPVEARGIRWGHLVALPGPAHPAGRVGVLEQGAIALALGRLADGDDDAWARVARQRLVDHLLGGRFAAAGGAVARLEATGLPVHGADLYGVVVTGRAADGDADAAARTLGGRALDGRPARHGSPASARVVLLSLPAGTGFDDDAARAFALSLAGVGDAGPTARSATDAAGVAVSIGAVARDLDGLLVSVQEASDLARTPVPRQARGPVVRRSHDRPLVRLVTALRDDHRLQELGESMLAPLIEHDLSRGGDLLDVLGAMLAHPGNRTAAAQASHLSRSVFYQRLALIGDLLGADLDDGETLAALHLALLVRRSGAR, from the coding sequence ATGCCAGAGCGTCGCGAAGACGAAGCGGATCGAACGGATCGTCCGGGTGCGGACGGCGCCCTGCCGAGCGTGCGCGAGATCCTCGCGCTCGACGCGGTCTCCGAGGGCGTGCCCGAGGTGCTCGTGGGGGAGGCGGCGCTGGATGCGCGCGTGCGCTGGGTCCACGTGTCCGACAGCGCGGGGGTCGCGAGGCTCCTCGACGGCGGCGAACTGCTGCTGTCGACGGGGTCGGGGTGGCCGACCGAGCCCGACGAGCTCAGGCAGTTCATCGGCGGCCTGGTCGCTGCGGGCGTCTCGGGGCTCGTGCTCGAGCTCGGCACCCACTACCGGTACGTGCCCGCGGTCGTGCACCGCTCGGCCGCCGAGCACGGGCTCGCGCTCATCGCGCTGCACCGGGAGGTGAAGTTCGTCGGGCTCACGCAGGCCGTGCACCGGCGCATCATCTCCGAGCAGACGGCGGCGCTGCATGCGCGCGACGAGGTGCGCGAGCGGTTCACGGTGCTGACGTTGCGGGGTGCGCCGGCCGACTACATCGTGCAGCAGCTCGCGCAGACCCTCGACGCGTCGATCGTGCTCGAGAACCTGGCCCACGAGGTGGTCGCGGCCGAGTTGCCGCCCCAGGTCGAGGAGGAGGTGCTCGCGGGGTGGCAGCTGCGCTCGCGCGACGCGCACCGGCGGGCCGCGCGCGGCGCGGCCGGCGGGGTCGACGACTGGCTGATCGTGCCGGTCGAGGCACGCGGCATCCGCTGGGGGCACCTGGTCGCCCTGCCCGGGCCGGCGCACCCCGCGGGGCGGGTCGGCGTGCTCGAGCAGGGCGCGATCGCGCTCGCGCTGGGGCGGCTCGCCGACGGCGACGACGACGCCTGGGCGCGCGTCGCGAGGCAGCGCCTGGTCGATCACCTGCTCGGCGGGCGGTTCGCGGCGGCGGGCGGCGCGGTCGCGCGTCTCGAGGCGACGGGCCTGCCGGTCCACGGCGCCGACCTGTACGGGGTGGTCGTGACGGGGCGGGCTGCCGACGGCGATGCGGATGCCGCGGCGCGGACGCTCGGCGGGCGCGCGCTGGACGGCAGGCCCGCCAGGCACGGTTCGCCGGCATCGGCCCGGGTGGTCCTGCTGTCGCTCCCGGCGGGGACGGGCTTCGACGACGACGCTGCACGTGCGTTCGCGCTCTCGCTCGCCGGTGTCGGGGATGCCGGGCCGACGGCCCGGTCGGCGACGGATGCCGCGGGCGTGGCCGTGTCGATCGGGGCCGTCGCGCGCGATCTCGATGGGCTGCTCGTGTCGGTGCAGGAGGCGTCGGACCTGGCCCGGACGCCCGTGCCGCGCCAGGCTCGGGGGCCGGTGGTCCGCCGCTCGCACGATCGGCCGCTCGTGCGCCTCGTGACGGCGCTGCGCGACGACCACCGGCTGCAGGAGCTCGGCGAGTCGATGCTCGCGCCGCTGATCGAGCACGACCTGTCGCGCGGCGGCGACCTGCTGGACGTGCTCGGGGCGATGCTCGCGCACCCGGGCAACCGCACGGCGGCCGCGCAGGCGAGTCACCTCTCGCGTTCGGTGTTCTACCAGCGGCTCGCGCTCATCGGCGACCTGCTCGGCGCCGACCTGGATGACGGCGAGACGCTCGCGGCCCTGCACCTGGCGTTGCTCGTGCGGCGCAGCGGGGCGCGGTGA
- a CDS encoding VOC family protein — protein MTTSIFVNLPTTDLDRSKAFYEALGYAINPMFTDENAACVVLDENVYFMVLTRDYLGTFTDKQIIDPKSQAQALIALTCDSREAVDAIVATGLAAGGSEPRPANDLGFMYTRDLEDPDGNILEFLFMEAAAVEQGPEAFLAEQGGSAPAGA, from the coding sequence ATGACCACCAGCATCTTCGTCAACCTGCCGACCACCGACCTCGACCGCTCCAAGGCGTTCTACGAGGCCCTCGGCTACGCCATCAACCCGATGTTCACCGACGAGAACGCCGCCTGCGTCGTGCTCGACGAGAACGTCTACTTCATGGTGCTCACGCGCGACTACCTCGGCACGTTCACCGACAAGCAGATCATCGACCCGAAGTCGCAGGCGCAGGCGCTCATCGCGCTCACGTGCGACTCGCGCGAGGCCGTCGACGCGATCGTCGCCACCGGGCTCGCGGCGGGCGGGTCCGAGCCGCGCCCGGCCAACGACCTCGGCTTCATGTACACGCGCGACCTCGAAGACCCCGACGGCAACATCCTCGAGTTCCTGTTCATGGAGGCCGCGGCCGTCGAGCAGGGGCCGGAGGCATTCCTCGCCGAACAGGGCGGGTCGGCGCCGGCCGGCGCCTGA
- a CDS encoding winged helix-turn-helix transcriptional regulator — protein sequence MGTRAPRGFGEYGGIARALERVGERWALLIVRDLLVGPRRYSDLKASLPRIPTNILSDRLRELQEAGVLRRVPSVRGGYELTALGRGLEPVVLALESWGWSVLGDAADEERTGHEALAVALRAAFRADAAANLPATEYVLHVGRASVAAQVDGRRLEVVPVGPDAVPTPRPSGASGPSGVPGVPGVPGGTGGLASVEFALEPAELRDLVAGRADAARIPVLAGDADGVARFAETFRIDPVESDAPRSVA from the coding sequence GTGGGAACGCGCGCCCCGCGCGGGTTCGGCGAGTACGGCGGCATCGCCCGCGCGCTCGAACGCGTCGGCGAACGGTGGGCACTGCTCATCGTGCGCGACCTGCTCGTCGGCCCGCGCCGGTACAGCGACCTGAAGGCGTCGCTGCCGCGCATCCCGACGAACATCCTCAGCGACCGGCTGCGGGAGCTCCAGGAGGCCGGCGTGCTGCGCCGGGTCCCGAGCGTCCGCGGCGGCTACGAACTGACCGCCCTCGGCCGCGGGCTCGAACCCGTCGTCCTCGCGCTCGAATCCTGGGGCTGGTCGGTGCTCGGCGACGCCGCAGACGAGGAGCGCACGGGCCACGAGGCGCTCGCGGTCGCGCTGCGGGCCGCATTCAGGGCGGATGCCGCGGCGAACCTGCCGGCGACCGAGTACGTGCTGCACGTCGGGCGCGCCTCGGTCGCGGCGCAGGTGGACGGCCGGCGGCTCGAGGTCGTCCCGGTCGGGCCGGACGCGGTGCCGACACCGCGCCCGTCCGGGGCGAGCGGCCCGTCCGGCGTTCCCGGTGTTCCCGGCGTTCCCGGCGGCACGGGCGGTCTCGCGTCGGTCGAGTTCGCGCTCGAACCCGCGGAGCTTCGCGACCTCGTCGCGGGGCGGGCGGATGCCGCGCGCATCCCCGTGCTCGCCGGTGACGCCGACGGGGTCGCGCGGTTCGCGGAGACGTTCCGCATCGACCCCGTCGAATCCGACGCACCACGCTCCGTCGCGTAG